In a genomic window of Dyadobacter fermentans DSM 18053:
- a CDS encoding pyridoxine 5'-phosphate synthase translates to MTRLSVNINKIATLRNSRGGDNPNVLKVALDCERFGAQGITVHPRPDERHIRYQDVYDLRELVTTEFNIEGNPSEKKFVELVLANKPDQVTLVPDALGAITSNAGWDTITHRSVLTDLVGTFKSAGIRVSVFVDPDEDMVEGAKICGADRVELYTEPFAAGYFENRQKAVLPFVKAAEKAREVGLGLNAGHDLSLDNLHFLKQSIPWMDEVSIGHALICDALYIGLENTIQMYLRELEL, encoded by the coding sequence ATGACCCGTCTAAGCGTCAACATCAACAAGATCGCCACCCTTCGCAATTCCCGTGGCGGTGACAATCCTAATGTATTGAAAGTAGCGCTGGACTGCGAGCGGTTCGGGGCACAGGGCATTACCGTGCATCCGCGGCCGGATGAGCGCCACATTCGGTATCAGGATGTGTACGATCTCCGCGAACTTGTCACGACGGAGTTCAATATCGAAGGCAACCCTTCCGAAAAGAAATTCGTAGAACTGGTTTTAGCCAACAAACCCGACCAGGTAACGCTCGTACCCGACGCGCTCGGCGCCATTACATCCAATGCAGGCTGGGACACGATCACCCACCGCTCCGTCCTCACCGACCTCGTAGGAACATTCAAATCCGCCGGTATCCGCGTGTCGGTGTTTGTGGACCCGGATGAAGACATGGTGGAAGGCGCGAAAATCTGCGGCGCAGACCGCGTGGAACTTTACACGGAGCCATTTGCGGCAGGTTATTTCGAAAACCGTCAGAAAGCCGTGCTGCCGTTTGTCAAAGCCGCTGAAAAAGCGCGCGAAGTAGGTTTGGGATTAAATGCAGGGCACGATTTGAGCCTGGACAACCTGCATTTTTTGAAACAAAGCATTCCCTGGATGGATGAAGTATCCATTGGCCACGCATTGATCTGCGATGCATTATATATAGGATTGGAAAATACGATCCAGATGTATTTGCGGGAGTTGGAGTTGTAA
- a CDS encoding GatB/YqeY domain-containing protein, whose product MSLKTQVESGIKDAMRAKDQDTLRALRAIKSLILLEETKGGASGELSADDELKLLTKAAKQRRESADIYKTQGRADLLEKEEAELAVIEQFLPKQLTEDEVKAKLQEIIARVGASGPSDMGKVMGVATKELAGQAEGRVVSTLVKALLA is encoded by the coding sequence ATGTCACTAAAAACCCAAGTAGAATCCGGTATCAAAGACGCGATGCGTGCGAAGGATCAGGATACATTGCGTGCGTTGCGCGCTATTAAGTCGTTGATTTTGTTGGAAGAGACCAAAGGCGGTGCCAGCGGTGAGCTTTCGGCGGACGATGAGCTGAAACTTTTAACCAAAGCCGCGAAGCAACGCCGCGAGTCTGCGGACATTTACAAAACACAAGGCCGTGCCGACCTGCTGGAAAAAGAAGAAGCGGAACTCGCCGTGATCGAGCAATTCCTGCCCAAGCAGCTGACCGAGGACGAAGTGAAAGCCAAATTGCAGGAAATCATCGCCCGCGTGGGCGCGTCGGGGCCTTCTGATATGGGCAAAGTAATGGGCGTTGCCACGAAAGAACTGGCCGGACAGGCTGAGGGACGTGTCGTTTCAACCTTGGTGAAGGCATTGCTCGCATGA
- a CDS encoding CvpA family protein translates to MKLLDVLILLPLLWGALHGYRKGLLIEIIGILGMVVAMVLGFKFLGLGMEILTPYFSEGVARRILPYVGFSVIFFPTIFLLNQFGYTIRRSLRYSILGTFDSFAGAMVGVFTWVFGISVFFWLVDAIGVKIPAHRTDDTYLYPLVVPVAPTVITKGLSLMPKGTDIIRDWKRDYLED, encoded by the coding sequence ATGAAATTACTGGATGTTCTCATCCTTCTTCCCCTGCTATGGGGCGCATTACATGGCTACCGCAAAGGCCTGCTGATCGAGATTATCGGGATTCTGGGTATGGTGGTAGCCATGGTTTTGGGTTTCAAATTCCTGGGCCTGGGGATGGAGATTCTCACGCCGTATTTCAGTGAGGGCGTCGCGCGGAGAATCCTCCCTTATGTGGGTTTTTCGGTGATTTTCTTTCCCACCATTTTTTTGTTGAACCAATTCGGTTACACTATCCGGCGGTCGCTGCGGTACTCGATACTCGGTACATTCGACAGTTTCGCCGGCGCGATGGTGGGCGTTTTTACTTGGGTTTTCGGCATCAGCGTGTTCTTCTGGCTCGTGGATGCGATTGGCGTGAAAATCCCCGCGCACCGCACGGACGATACTTATCTGTACCCGCTCGTGGTACCCGTTGCGCCCACGGTAATCACCAAAGGATTGTCACTCATGCCCAAAGGCACCGACATTATCCGCGACTGGAAACGCGATTACCTCGAAGATTGA
- the rlmN gene encoding 23S rRNA (adenine(2503)-C(2))-methyltransferase RlmN: MTTIQQKQDIRKLNVDQIKTWMTEHGEKAFRAKQIYEWIWKKSAHSFDEMTNLSLATRELMNEHFVIHSLDVAKKQHSNDGTVKSAFKLFDGNLVEGVLIPAADRMTACVSSQVGCSLTCKFCATGYMDRKRNLEAGEIYDQVVAIARQAEATFNAPLTNIVYMGMGEPLLNYANVLKSIEYITSPKGLNMSPKRITVSTAGIAKMITKLADDEVRFRLALSLHAANDKKRNQIMPINESNSLDNLADALNYFYKKTGNRITFEYIVFNNFNDSLQDAKELWEFCKRVPARVNIIEYNPIAEADFKNTEADRLDKFAAFLEDRGVSVHVRRSRGKDIDAACGQLANKETN, translated from the coding sequence ATGACCACGATACAGCAAAAGCAGGACATCCGTAAACTGAATGTCGACCAGATCAAAACCTGGATGACCGAACACGGAGAGAAGGCTTTCAGGGCAAAACAGATATATGAATGGATCTGGAAAAAATCCGCCCATTCATTCGACGAAATGACCAACCTCTCGCTCGCTACGCGGGAGCTGATGAACGAGCATTTCGTGATTCACTCACTCGACGTAGCCAAAAAACAGCACAGCAACGACGGCACGGTCAAATCCGCATTCAAACTATTTGACGGAAACCTCGTGGAAGGCGTGCTCATTCCCGCCGCCGACCGCATGACCGCCTGCGTGAGCAGCCAGGTAGGATGCTCGCTCACGTGCAAATTCTGCGCGACAGGCTACATGGACCGCAAGCGCAACCTCGAAGCCGGAGAGATTTACGACCAGGTGGTTGCCATTGCGCGGCAGGCGGAGGCGACATTCAATGCACCATTGACCAACATTGTATATATGGGAATGGGCGAGCCGTTGCTGAATTATGCGAATGTGCTCAAATCCATCGAATACATTACTTCGCCGAAAGGTTTGAACATGTCGCCGAAGCGGATTACCGTTTCCACGGCGGGCATTGCGAAGATGATCACCAAGCTGGCCGACGACGAAGTGCGGTTCCGGCTTGCATTGTCGCTGCACGCTGCGAACGATAAAAAGCGTAACCAGATCATGCCGATCAATGAATCGAACTCGCTTGATAACCTGGCTGACGCATTGAACTATTTTTATAAGAAAACCGGTAACCGCATTACGTTCGAGTACATTGTTTTTAACAATTTCAACGATAGTTTGCAGGACGCCAAAGAGCTTTGGGAATTTTGCAAGCGTGTTCCGGCACGGGTGAACATCATTGAATATAACCCGATCGCCGAGGCTGATTTTAAAAATACGGAGGCCGACCGCCTCGATAAATTTGCCGCATTCCTGGAAGATAGGGGCGTTTCGGTGCACGTGAGGAGGAGCCGGGGCAAGGATATCGACGCTGCTTGCGGGCAGCTTGCTAACAAAGAAACAAACTGA
- a CDS encoding inorganic phosphate transporter has product MFGLETDIFILLAFSILAACAFEFVNGFHDTANAVATVIYTNSLKPNVAVVWSGFMNFCGVFFGGIAVAMGIVNLLPVELLIDQNVYHSAAMVFALLFSAIIWNLGTWYFGLPSSSSHTLIGSILGVGLAFTLMPENTQGTGVNWSKAQELFMSLLTSPIFGFALAIIIMFILRRSLSKPLREIVFSEPKKNEAPPIWIRGILILTCTLVSFFHGSNDGQKGVGLVMLILIGIVPAHFALDNSKDPIEMKTDLVGIERAVNTIDSTRLSISDRAHLHTIKTELTHLQAQINHPLPEHRLPKEERMEARRSLLLVSRNIKTILDNGQANLNAADFAFLKKQSGSEHGIRRYTDYAPDWVILMISLSLGLGTMVGWKRIVVTIGEKIGKQHLTYAQGASAELVAASTIGVSSYLGLPVSTTHVLSSGIAGSMVASKGVKNLQGGTIRNIVIAWVLTLPVTMLLSGTLYAFFRWVL; this is encoded by the coding sequence ATGTTTGGTCTTGAAACCGACATTTTCATCCTCCTCGCGTTTAGTATTTTAGCGGCCTGCGCATTCGAATTTGTCAACGGTTTCCACGATACCGCCAATGCGGTGGCGACCGTGATCTATACCAACTCGCTGAAACCCAATGTGGCGGTGGTATGGTCCGGCTTTATGAACTTCTGCGGGGTTTTCTTCGGCGGAATTGCCGTGGCAATGGGGATCGTGAACCTGCTGCCGGTGGAACTGCTGATCGATCAGAACGTCTACCATAGTGCCGCGATGGTCTTTGCATTACTTTTCAGCGCCATTATCTGGAACCTGGGAACGTGGTACTTCGGCTTGCCGAGTTCCAGCTCGCATACGCTCATCGGCTCTATCCTCGGCGTGGGCCTTGCATTTACATTAATGCCTGAAAACACGCAGGGAACCGGTGTGAACTGGTCGAAAGCGCAGGAACTGTTTATGTCGCTCCTTACTTCACCGATATTCGGTTTTGCGCTGGCGATCATCATTATGTTTATTTTGAGAAGATCGCTGTCCAAGCCGCTCCGCGAGATCGTTTTCAGCGAACCTAAGAAAAACGAAGCGCCGCCGATCTGGATCCGCGGGATTTTGATCCTTACCTGTACGCTTGTAAGCTTCTTCCACGGTTCGAACGACGGCCAGAAAGGGGTGGGGCTCGTGATGCTCATCCTGATCGGTATCGTGCCTGCCCACTTTGCATTGGATAATTCAAAAGACCCGATCGAAATGAAAACCGACCTCGTCGGTATTGAGCGGGCTGTCAATACCATTGACTCGACGCGCCTTTCGATCTCCGACCGTGCGCATTTGCATACCATTAAAACCGAACTCACGCATTTGCAGGCGCAGATCAACCATCCGCTGCCTGAGCACCGCCTTCCCAAAGAAGAGCGTATGGAAGCACGCCGCTCGTTGTTGCTCGTGAGCCGTAACATCAAAACAATCCTCGACAACGGCCAGGCTAACCTGAATGCGGCCGACTTCGCATTCCTGAAAAAGCAATCGGGCAGCGAGCACGGTATCAGAAGGTACACCGACTACGCGCCTGACTGGGTTATCCTCATGATCTCACTTTCGCTTGGCCTGGGTACCATGGTGGGCTGGAAACGCATTGTGGTGACGATCGGCGAGAAAATCGGAAAGCAGCATTTGACTTACGCACAGGGCGCTTCGGCTGAGCTTGTGGCGGCGAGTACCATTGGCGTATCGTCCTACCTGGGCCTTCCGGTAAGTACCACGCACGTGCTTTCTTCCGGTATTGCGGGGTCGATGGTGGCCAGTAAGGGTGTGAAAAACCTGCAAGGCGGCACGATCCGTAACATCGTGATAGCCTGGGTTTTGACATTGCCCGTAACGATGCTGCTATCGGGTACGTTGTACGCATTTTTCCGTTGGGTGTTGTAG
- the nadA gene encoding quinolinate synthase NadA — protein MTTIEAQVNRYGYVTEAVADDIDLVAEINRLKKEKNAVILAHYYVNEDIQDLADYIGDSLGLSQQAAATDADMIVFCGVHFMGETAKVLSPQKKVVIPDLNAGCSLADSAPADKFAAFKAQYPDHIVISYINCSAEIKALTDIVCTSSNALQIVESLPKDQKIIFAPDANLGRYVAHKTGREMVLWDGACIVHIDISREKLAQLREEHPDALLIAHPECKEDILKQADFVSSTTGLLKFVKDSPHDKFIVATEAGILHKMKQSVPDKKLIPAPGSDNNTCACSECPYMKMNTLEKVYNALLYEQPEIFVPEDIRLKAYDSVARMLELSKGI, from the coding sequence ATGACTACAATTGAAGCGCAGGTTAACCGCTACGGATATGTGACGGAGGCAGTTGCGGACGATATCGATCTGGTTGCGGAGATCAACCGCCTGAAAAAAGAGAAGAATGCGGTCATCCTCGCACACTATTACGTGAACGAGGATATCCAGGACCTGGCCGACTACATCGGCGACAGCCTTGGCCTGTCCCAGCAGGCAGCGGCCACCGACGCCGACATGATCGTTTTCTGCGGCGTGCACTTCATGGGCGAAACGGCCAAGGTACTCAGCCCGCAAAAAAAGGTGGTAATCCCCGACCTGAATGCCGGCTGCTCGCTGGCGGATTCCGCGCCGGCCGACAAGTTTGCCGCATTCAAAGCGCAATATCCCGATCATATCGTGATCAGCTATATCAACTGCTCGGCGGAGATCAAAGCTTTGACAGACATTGTTTGTACTTCCTCCAACGCATTGCAGATTGTAGAAAGCCTGCCGAAAGACCAGAAGATCATCTTCGCACCGGATGCCAACCTGGGCCGCTATGTGGCACATAAGACGGGCCGCGAAATGGTGCTTTGGGACGGAGCGTGCATTGTACATATTGATATTTCAAGGGAAAAGCTCGCGCAGCTGCGTGAAGAACACCCCGATGCATTGCTGATCGCCCATCCCGAATGCAAAGAGGACATTTTGAAGCAGGCTGATTTTGTCAGCTCCACAACCGGTCTTTTGAAATTTGTGAAAGACTCGCCGCACGACAAGTTCATCGTGGCCACGGAAGCGGGTATTTTGCACAAAATGAAACAATCGGTGCCAGACAAAAAGCTGATCCCGGCTCCCGGCTCCGACAACAATACCTGCGCTTGCTCCGAATGCCCGTATATGAAAATGAACACCCTCGAAAAGGTCTACAACGCGCTGCTTTATGAGCAACCGGAGATCTTCGTGCCCGAGGACATCCGCCTGAAAGCCTACGATTCGGTAGCGCGTATGCTGGAACTGAGCAAAGGCATCTGA
- the nadB gene encoding L-aspartate oxidase, translated as MPQFDFLIIGSGIAGLSYAAKLARHFDDLKQEVSIAVITKVQADETNTKYAQGGIAVVWAESDSFEKHIQDTMDAGDEVNKRNIVEIVVREAPQRIQELIDYGTRFDKEKDGEYDLAKEGGHSDHRILHFKDITGAEIERALLEEVNRHKSIQIFTHYYAVELITQHHLGETVYRYREDIKCFGAYVLNRQTGEVEKFLAKTTLLATGGIGNIYQSTTNPTIATGDGIAMAYRAKGICDNMEFIQFHPTSFYQPGQKPSFLISEAVRGFGGILKRADGSTFMENYDARLSLAPRDIVARAIDSEMKKNGVDHVYLDVRHCDYEKFLEHFPNITEYCLQQGIDVRKDMIPVVPAQHYMCGGVRVNEWGKTNIEFLYAVGECACTGLHGSNRLASNSLLEAVVFGHRAYESTIVHFENAVIAQNIPEWDDSGTTHPEEQVLVTEMTRELNSIMSNYVGIVRTDRRLKRAYDRLELLHQEHEELYRESKVSVAICELRNMISVSYLIIKMAMARRENIGLHYNADHVPA; from the coding sequence ATGCCCCAATTTGATTTTCTGATTATCGGTTCGGGAATTGCCGGACTTAGCTACGCAGCCAAATTAGCCCGCCATTTCGATGACCTGAAACAGGAAGTGTCCATCGCCGTGATTACCAAGGTCCAGGCCGATGAAACCAACACCAAATATGCCCAGGGAGGCATTGCGGTGGTATGGGCGGAGTCCGATTCGTTTGAAAAACACATTCAGGACACGATGGACGCGGGGGATGAGGTCAATAAAAGGAATATTGTCGAAATCGTGGTACGGGAAGCGCCGCAGCGCATTCAGGAGCTGATCGATTACGGAACGCGGTTTGACAAGGAAAAAGACGGGGAATATGATCTGGCCAAAGAAGGCGGCCATTCCGACCATCGCATTCTGCATTTCAAGGACATTACCGGTGCGGAAATCGAGCGTGCATTGCTGGAAGAGGTGAACCGTCACAAAAGCATTCAGATCTTCACGCATTACTATGCCGTAGAACTGATCACCCAGCATCATCTGGGCGAAACCGTCTATCGCTACCGTGAAGATATCAAGTGCTTCGGGGCCTACGTGTTGAACCGCCAAACCGGCGAAGTGGAGAAGTTTTTAGCCAAAACCACCCTGCTCGCTACCGGCGGGATCGGCAACATTTACCAAAGCACCACCAATCCCACCATCGCCACCGGCGACGGTATCGCGATGGCCTACCGCGCTAAGGGCATTTGCGACAATATGGAATTCATCCAATTCCACCCCACGAGCTTTTACCAGCCGGGGCAGAAGCCTTCATTCCTCATTTCGGAAGCCGTACGTGGTTTTGGGGGAATATTGAAACGGGCGGATGGCAGCACATTCATGGAAAATTATGACGCCCGCCTGTCACTCGCCCCGCGCGACATCGTGGCCCGCGCGATCGACTCCGAAATGAAAAAGAACGGGGTGGATCACGTGTACCTCGACGTGCGGCACTGCGATTACGAAAAGTTTCTCGAACACTTCCCCAACATCACCGAATACTGCCTCCAACAAGGCATCGACGTTCGGAAGGACATGATCCCGGTCGTACCCGCGCAGCATTACATGTGCGGTGGCGTGCGGGTGAATGAATGGGGTAAAACCAATATTGAATTTCTGTACGCGGTAGGCGAATGCGCCTGCACGGGCCTGCACGGCTCCAACCGCCTCGCTTCCAACTCCCTGCTCGAAGCCGTCGTTTTTGGTCACCGCGCCTACGAAAGTACCATCGTACATTTCGAAAATGCGGTGATCGCCCAAAACATTCCCGAATGGGACGATTCGGGCACGACACACCCGGAGGAGCAGGTGCTGGTAACCGAAATGACCCGCGAGCTGAACAGCATCATGTCCAATTACGTGGGCATCGTGCGCACCGACCGCCGTCTTAAACGCGCCTACGACCGCCTCGAACTTCTGCATCAGGAGCACGAGGAACTGTACCGCGAATCAAAAGTGTCGGTAGCGATTTGCGAGCTGCGGAACATGATCTCGGTTTCCTACCTGATCATCAAAATGGCCATGGCCCGCCGCGAAAACATCGGCCTGCACTACAACGCCGATCATGTGCCTGCTTAG
- a CDS encoding vanadium-dependent haloperoxidase, with protein MKFRLLSIVFVLLIFGCKKESSPDEYNARAADPKLFHETATHLTDVIIHDIFKPPVASRIYGYSFLAAYEALAPGYPEYQSLGNQLVKFGTPPQPDTALVYCYPLASIRAFTVIARTLTFSGNMWDDYEKGLFKKYQEMGIPEDVYERSITYGDTVAKHVLAYSAKDHYKEIRGYRYTVTNKPGTWVPTPPAYADACEPKWNTVRTFTLDSVTQFRCPAPAQYDLAKSSKFMQLAMEVYNIGNGLTDAQKATAYFWDDNAFVTNVVGHAMFANKKMTPAGHWMAIVRTVATDKKLNLMQSVEAYTLGALSIYDAFIACWDEKYRTVRIRPETVINNNWDPNWRPFLETPAFPEYVSGHSSISAACGVVLTQLMGSNVAFTDTTEKKYGHGVKSFKSFEEAYWDASISRVYGGIHYRDGVEEGTHLGEKIGTNVWQRAVTRRSRNTLAQSPKP; from the coding sequence ATGAAATTTCGTTTACTCTCCATCGTGTTCGTTTTGCTCATTTTCGGGTGTAAAAAAGAATCGTCGCCGGATGAATACAACGCCAGGGCCGCTGATCCGAAACTGTTTCATGAAACGGCAACTCACCTCACCGACGTCATCATTCACGATATTTTCAAACCGCCTGTGGCGAGCCGCATTTACGGATATTCGTTCCTGGCAGCCTACGAGGCACTGGCACCCGGCTACCCTGAATACCAATCACTTGGAAACCAACTAGTTAAATTCGGAACGCCGCCGCAGCCGGATACTGCGCTCGTATATTGCTACCCGCTCGCGAGTATCCGGGCGTTTACCGTTATTGCCAGGACGCTCACTTTTTCCGGCAACATGTGGGACGATTACGAAAAGGGGCTTTTCAAAAAGTACCAGGAAATGGGCATTCCGGAGGACGTATATGAACGCTCTATCACATACGGAGATACGGTAGCCAAACACGTGCTGGCCTATTCGGCCAAAGATCATTACAAGGAAATACGCGGCTACCGCTATACGGTGACCAACAAACCGGGCACATGGGTCCCCACCCCTCCCGCCTACGCGGACGCGTGCGAGCCGAAATGGAATACCGTCAGAACTTTCACGCTCGACTCGGTGACGCAGTTCCGCTGCCCGGCGCCGGCCCAATACGACCTCGCCAAAAGCAGTAAGTTTATGCAGCTCGCCATGGAAGTGTACAACATCGGAAATGGACTGACGGATGCCCAGAAGGCTACCGCATACTTCTGGGACGACAATGCATTTGTAACCAATGTGGTGGGTCATGCCATGTTTGCCAATAAAAAAATGACCCCTGCCGGTCACTGGATGGCAATCGTCAGAACTGTCGCGACGGACAAGAAGCTGAACCTGATGCAATCGGTGGAGGCATATACGCTCGGGGCATTGTCCATTTACGACGCATTCATAGCCTGCTGGGACGAGAAGTACCGCACGGTGCGCATCCGCCCGGAAACGGTGATCAACAACAATTGGGACCCTAACTGGCGCCCCTTTCTCGAAACCCCGGCATTTCCTGAATACGTGAGCGGGCATAGCTCCATTTCAGCAGCCTGCGGCGTGGTGCTCACGCAACTGATGGGAAGCAATGTGGCTTTTACCGATACGACCGAGAAGAAATACGGCCACGGCGTCAAATCCTTCAAATCGTTTGAAGAGGCCTATTGGGATGCGTCCATCAGCCGCGTTTACGGCGGTATCCATTACCGCGACGGCGTTGAAGAAGGCACCCATCTGGGCGAAAAAATCGGTACAAACGTCTGGCAGCGCGCAGTAACACGCCGGAGCCGGAACACTCTCGCGCAAAGTCCTAAGCCCTGA